The Flexivirga oryzae genome has a segment encoding these proteins:
- a CDS encoding transposase, which produces MANVKYPLELRERATRLAVEARRDPDTRTGAIARVAEQLGVHKEALRMWVRKAEAADLPVEPEDSEARIRLLEKENRELRRSNEILKSAAAFFAAELCATRRRVVERRWETVSAGLS; this is translated from the coding sequence ATGGCGAATGTGAAGTATCCGCTGGAGTTGCGTGAGCGTGCGACCCGGTTGGCTGTGGAGGCCCGTCGTGACCCCGATACCCGTACCGGCGCGATCGCTCGGGTCGCCGAGCAACTCGGGGTGCACAAGGAGGCGTTGCGGATGTGGGTCCGGAAGGCCGAAGCAGCGGATCTACCGGTCGAGCCGGAAGACTCCGAGGCGCGGATCCGGTTGCTGGAGAAGGAGAACCGGGAACTACGTCGTAGTAACGAGATCCTGAAGTCGGCCGCGGCTTTCTTCGCGGCGGAGTTGTGCGCCACGAGGCGCCGTGTTGTCGAGAGGCGGTGGGAGACCGTCTCCGCCGGGTTGTCGTAG